One Verrucomicrobiota bacterium genomic window, CACTGCGTGCACGCCTGGGGCTGGCTGATGGACGTGCTGCGCTCCCAACCGCCCTTGCCACCCGGTATGTTGCTGCATGCCTACGGCGGTCCGGTGGAACTGATCAAGCCTTTGGCCGACATGGGCGCCTATTTTTCCTTTGGCGGCAGCACCCTGGATGAACACACGTTGCGCCAGCGCGAGGCGCTGCCGCGTATCCCGGCGGATCGCCTCCTGCTGGAAACCGACGCTCCGTTTGGACGCCGAGATAAGGCGGTGGCCAATTCCGAAATCCGAAATCCGAAATCCGAATTTGCCAAGGTCCGTCTCCTTACCTCGACGGCTACGAAAGAGGATGAGCGATGCGAGCAAGGCTGGGAAGGCAATGAGCCGGCCAACCTGCCGGCCATTACCCGGGGTATTGCCAGTCTGTTGGGATGTGCGGAAGCGGATTTGGTGGCGCAGAACTGGCGGAATGCGCAGCGGTTATTCGGTCACTGCTTTACTTCACCACGCACGACTCGATTTCCGATTGCTTGAACGCGACGCGTCCGATGCACAGTTCTACCTCTCCGGGTTTCAGGGTATCTACAAATAGCAGCTCCTCCTTCAACCGCAGTACGCCGGTAAGTTCCAT contains:
- a CDS encoding TatD family hydrolase, whose protein sequence is MSRRLPWTYTGSVFSASPQLIDCHLHLQADALWPHWPAVLARARMQGVHGFVCNGTRETDWPRVLELARSEPDVLPCFGLHPWFVAERSETWLQQLEQHLLAVPSAVGEIGLDRWLEPRDEAVQETVFRAQLELARHLQRPVMIHCVHAWGWLMDVLRSQPPLPPGMLLHAYGGPVELIKPLADMGAYFSFGGSTLDEHTLRQREALPRIPADRLLLETDAPFGRRDKAVANSEIRNPKSEFAKVRLLTSTATKEDERCEQGWEGNEPANLPAITRGIASLLGCAEADLVAQNWRNAQRLFGHCFTSPRTTRFPIA